The Thermincola ferriacetica region TATCTCTGGGGCGGGCCAATCGAACATTAAATACCCTTTTAATTCGCCCCGGGTTCGCTGCCATCACAATAACCCTGTCGGCCAACAATACTGCTTCCTCAACGTTATGGGTAACAAAAAGTATGGTCTTCCGGGTTTGCCACCATATCTGCTGCAGTTCCCGGTGCAGTATATTGCGCGTTTGGCTGTCTAAAGCGGCAAAAGGTTCATCCATCAGCAGGACATCGGAATCCATCGCCAGGGCCCTGGCCAGCGCCACTCTCTGCCGCATGCCACCGGACAATTCATGAGGGTAACAATTGATAAAACGGGTTAGGTGTACCATCTTTAAAAAATGCAAGGCTTTCTCACGGCGCCGTTCCTTTGATAAACCGGCTATTTTCATGCCGTATTCAACATTTTCAATAACCTTTAACCACGGAAACAAAGCTGCTTCCTGAAACATTACTACCCGGTCCGGACCGGCTTCCGTGACTTTTTTGCCGTTTTTGGTTATCTGACCGCTTGTGGGTTCCTCCAGTCCAGCAATGATGTTCAAAAGGGTCGACTTACCGCAGCCTGACGGCCCAACCAGGGAAATAAACTCCCCGTCAGCTATTTCTATGTTTATATCCTGCAACGTATGGGTATGACCATTTTTAGTAGCAAAGCTTTTACTTACACCTTCAACTCGCAGCATATTAACACATCCTTATCCGTTTCCCCGTTTTTATCACCGCAATTCCGTCAGTTTCTTTTCCGCTAATATCTTGTTGATTAAGCTCAAATCAAAAAGGTTGGAAATATCGGGGGTTTCTTTAAGGTATTTGTTTTCTACGGAAATTCTGACAAACTCGTTTACAGATTCTATCTCCGGATTATATGTAACGGTAATCCGTCTAAAGGCGTTATTTAAAACATCCGGCGGCAAACTTTTTCCGGTCAGTTTTTTAATTTGGCTGTTAATCACTACCTGGCTGGCCTTAGGGTCTTTGCCTATCCGTTCAGTGATTTCCACATGGGCTTTCAGCCACTTTTCAACTAAATCAGGGTGTTCCTTTAAAAACTTACTGCTAGCAATTACCACTGCCGTAGAGTATTTGCCATTCCGCCATACTTCTTTGGCATCCAGCACTACCCGGGCGCCTGTTTCTTTGACTATCCTGGAACCCCAGGGTTCCGGAACCAAAGCTGCATCCACTTCCCCTTTACTGATCAAAGTCAATATATCGGGGTTTTCGGCCGGAATTACCGTAACCGTGCCGCCTTTGG contains the following coding sequences:
- a CDS encoding ABC transporter ATP-binding protein, with the translated sequence MLRVEGVSKSFATKNGHTHTLQDINIEIADGEFISLVGPSGCGKSTLLNIIAGLEEPTSGQITKNGKKVTEAGPDRVVMFQEAALFPWLKVIENVEYGMKIAGLSKERRREKALHFLKMVHLTRFINCYPHELSGGMRQRVALARALAMDSDVLLMDEPFAALDSQTRNILHRELQQIWWQTRKTILFVTHNVEEAVLLADRVIVMAANPGRIKRVFNVRLARPRDIDNVDVAFVVSEIMADLKEEVEKVAKAEFDSDWSLEKNSFLPNPYSDLGNGI
- a CDS encoding aliphatic sulfonate ABC transporter substrate-binding protein; protein product: MLNRRKLKLGVLILSVLAIVALAGCSGDKTEKSQDGKQVIRVGYFPNLTHAQALAGFGDGTFQKAMGSEVTIQEHIFNAGPTEIEALLAGEIDLGYIGPVPAINGFVKSKGGLRIISGAADAGAVLIARKGADIEKVKDLDGKRVAVPQLGNTQDISLRNLLSQANLKDASKGGTVTVIPAENPDILTLISKGEVDAALVPEPWGSRIVKETGARVVLDAKEVWRNGKYSTAVVIASSKFLKEHPDLVEKWLKAHVEITERIGKDPKASQVVINSQIKKLTGKSLPPDVLNNAFRRITVTYNPEIESVNEFVRISVENKYLKETPDISNLFDLSLINKILAEKKLTELR